The Geodermatophilaceae bacterium NBWT11 genome has a segment encoding these proteins:
- a CDS encoding universal stress protein: MTPDPDTAPPRPGPVVCGVDGSPSATDAAWAAARAAAWLGVGLHLVRALEWPAAGVPGLPPGDAGRVAARRSALTELSRLADAVQVSHPGVPVTGGLTDGTAVDVLTSAAVGASLLVVGVRGHSAREGPRAGSVAVALARSTPGPLLVHRQAAPGADGVVVAADGAPGSAALLDTALRTTRPGLQACQRVSRVPSGALLLELSATSSLAVVGRPPGAGPLAETTSTLLRRGPCAVLVVPVS, translated from the coding sequence GTGACGCCAGACCCCGACACGGCGCCCCCGCGACCTGGTCCGGTGGTCTGCGGGGTGGACGGCTCGCCCTCGGCCACCGACGCGGCGTGGGCGGCCGCCCGGGCGGCCGCGTGGCTCGGGGTGGGGTTGCACCTGGTCCGGGCCCTGGAGTGGCCGGCCGCCGGGGTCCCGGGACTGCCGCCGGGCGACGCGGGCCGGGTCGCGGCCCGCCGGTCCGCCCTCACCGAGCTCTCCCGGCTGGCCGACGCGGTGCAGGTCTCCCACCCCGGGGTCCCGGTCACCGGGGGCCTGACGGACGGGACGGCCGTCGACGTCCTCACGTCGGCCGCCGTCGGTGCGTCGCTGCTGGTGGTCGGGGTGCGTGGACACAGCGCGCGGGAGGGCCCCCGTGCCGGGTCCGTCGCGGTGGCCCTGGCCCGCTCGACACCCGGGCCCCTGCTGGTCCACCGGCAGGCCGCTCCCGGCGCCGACGGGGTGGTCGTCGCCGCCGACGGTGCACCCGGCAGCGCCGCGCTGTTGGACACCGCGCTGCGCACCACCCGTCCCGGCCTCCAGGCGTGTCAGCGGGTGTCCCGGGTGCCCTCCGGCGCGCTCCTCCTCGAGCTGTCGGCGACGTCGTCCCTGGCGGTGGTCGGACGCCCGCCGGGAGCCGGGCCGCTGGCAGAGACCACCAGCACGCTGCTGCGCCGGGGGCCGTGCGCGGTGCTCGTCGTGCCCGTGAGCTGA
- a CDS encoding GAF domain-containing protein: MVHLPVRHGDRPGALEDAGDRIDELGRAQHRLRGLLSAFLQVQSGVDLDDTLRRIVEVAVELVDARYGALGVVGRDGGLSRFIHQGIDDATVARIGSLPQGLGVLGQLVTRPEPLRADDLSAHPSSVGVPPGHPPMQSFLGVPVQVRGEVYGNLYLTDKRTGSFTAEDEELVLALAGAAGIAVDNARRLADEQERRRWADAVATVREQLLGGTAPGDVLNQITDAVRRLTGSDAARLMAPVGEPGTWTSRAQSGPGLPDSTGVPLTAATSSLVEALVRADGGTVLDLDFSGVPSDRMADQERWGPVLGASLRTADGSEAVLVVGRRRDADPYDPSVAPLLQTFTDQTALALDMAARQRLARSLDVYADRDRIARDLHDHVIQRIFAAGLTLQAVLPQLLADGVPRDRVLDVVGQLDTVIRDIRSTVFDLHSTADDARDPSLRRRVLDALTGSAGTLATSLRTRGPVDALVTGALAADVEAVVREAVSNVTRHAAARSVTVTVTVEGSEAVVVEVVDDGVGIVPTAHRSGLDNLATRAHARGGGFDVAARPEGGTCLRWSSPLR, from the coding sequence GTGGTCCACCTCCCCGTCCGGCACGGTGACCGACCCGGCGCCCTGGAGGACGCCGGCGACCGGATCGACGAACTGGGCCGCGCCCAGCACCGACTGCGCGGGCTCCTCTCGGCGTTCCTGCAGGTGCAGTCCGGGGTGGACCTCGACGACACGCTGCGCCGGATCGTCGAGGTCGCCGTGGAACTGGTCGACGCCCGGTACGGCGCGCTGGGGGTGGTCGGCCGCGACGGGGGGCTCTCCCGGTTCATCCACCAGGGCATCGACGACGCGACCGTGGCCCGCATCGGCAGCCTGCCCCAGGGCCTCGGCGTCCTCGGGCAGCTCGTCACCCGTCCCGAACCGCTGCGGGCCGACGACCTCAGCGCCCACCCGTCCTCCGTCGGGGTGCCACCGGGTCACCCGCCGATGCAGTCGTTCCTCGGGGTGCCCGTCCAGGTCCGCGGCGAGGTCTACGGCAACCTCTACCTCACCGACAAGCGCACCGGGTCCTTCACCGCCGAGGACGAGGAGCTGGTCCTCGCCCTCGCCGGCGCCGCCGGGATCGCCGTCGACAACGCCCGGCGGCTGGCCGACGAGCAGGAGCGACGTCGCTGGGCCGACGCCGTGGCCACCGTCCGCGAGCAGCTGTTGGGCGGCACGGCACCCGGTGACGTGCTGAACCAGATCACCGACGCCGTCCGGCGGCTGACCGGCAGCGACGCGGCTCGGCTGATGGCACCGGTGGGGGAGCCCGGGACCTGGACCTCCCGGGCCCAGAGCGGACCCGGGCTGCCGGACTCCACCGGGGTGCCGCTGACCGCGGCCACCTCCTCGCTGGTCGAGGCGCTCGTCCGCGCCGACGGCGGGACCGTCCTGGACCTGGACTTCAGCGGTGTGCCCTCGGACCGGATGGCAGACCAGGAACGGTGGGGCCCCGTCCTCGGGGCGTCCCTGCGCACCGCGGACGGCAGCGAGGCGGTCCTGGTGGTGGGGCGGCGGCGGGACGCCGATCCCTACGACCCGTCGGTGGCCCCGCTGCTGCAGACGTTCACCGACCAGACCGCGCTGGCCCTGGACATGGCCGCCCGGCAACGACTGGCCCGCAGCCTGGACGTCTACGCCGACCGCGACCGGATCGCCCGGGACCTGCACGACCACGTCATCCAGCGGATCTTCGCCGCCGGTCTCACGCTCCAGGCGGTGCTGCCCCAGCTGCTCGCCGACGGCGTCCCCCGCGACCGGGTGCTCGACGTCGTCGGTCAGCTCGACACGGTGATCCGGGACATCCGCTCCACCGTGTTCGACCTGCACAGCACCGCCGACGACGCCCGCGACCCCAGCCTGCGCCGCCGCGTGCTGGACGCCCTCACCGGGTCCGCGGGCACGTTGGCCACCAGCCTGCGCACCCGGGGACCGGTCGACGCGCTGGTCACCGGGGCGCTGGCGGCCGACGTGGAGGCCGTCGTCCGGGAGGCGGTGAGCAACGTGACCCGGCACGCCGCCGCCCGGTCGGTCACCGTCACGGTCACCGTGGAGGGATCCGAGGCCGTGGTGGTCGAGGTCGTCGACGACGGCGTGGGCATCGTGCCGACCGCACACCGCAGCGGGCTGGACAACCTGGCCACCCGGGCGCACGCCCGCGGTGGGGGCTTCGACGTCGCCGCACGACCCGAGGGCGGGACGTGCCTGCGCTGGAGCTCACCGCTGCGGTGA
- a CDS encoding universal stress protein, whose product MVVGHDGSRCAQEALAWALTVAARGHWPVHVVRAWSMTSCPRPASATPGFVPPLADWEASVAAELRGHVAEVQAGRDVEVTCQVVHAAPARAMVEASSAADLVVVGARGRGGFRGLLLGSVSNQVVEHAHCPVTVVRSGTARPSG is encoded by the coding sequence ATGGTGGTCGGCCACGACGGCTCGCGGTGCGCGCAGGAGGCGCTGGCCTGGGCGCTCACCGTGGCCGCCCGTGGGCACTGGCCCGTGCACGTGGTGCGCGCCTGGTCGATGACCAGCTGCCCCCGGCCGGCGTCGGCGACGCCCGGGTTCGTGCCGCCGCTGGCCGACTGGGAGGCGTCCGTGGCGGCCGAGCTGCGCGGACACGTCGCCGAGGTGCAGGCCGGCCGGGACGTCGAAGTGACCTGCCAGGTGGTCCACGCGGCCCCGGCCCGGGCGATGGTCGAGGCCTCGTCCGCGGCCGACCTCGTGGTGGTGGGGGCCCGCGGCCGGGGTGGGTTCCGGGGCCTGCTCCTGGGCTCGGTGAGCAACCAGGTGGTCGAGCACGCGCACTGCCCGGTGACCGTCGTCCGGTCGGGCACGGCCCGCCCGTCGGGATGA
- a CDS encoding universal stress protein — MLVVGTRGRGVVASAVTGSVALHCVSSAACPVVVVPEPGGWADPSVGVSVVAGVDGSARSAAAVAWAVEEAGPRGRVTAVRAYGVTDLWYDQYRAVTPTTAERDAAELAALEEGLAGLFEATIGEHAEVHRLSVGGEAGPALVEQAAGADLLVVASRGRGEFRGLVLGSVALYCVLHAPCPVLVVRPTDRSWAPGRLRAAGVAATAGASV; from the coding sequence CTGCTGGTCGTGGGCACGCGGGGCCGCGGCGTGGTCGCCAGCGCGGTGACGGGTTCGGTCGCCCTGCACTGCGTGAGCTCGGCAGCCTGCCCGGTGGTCGTCGTCCCCGAGCCGGGCGGGTGGGCCGATCCCAGCGTGGGCGTCTCCGTGGTCGCCGGGGTCGACGGCTCCGCGCGCTCAGCTGCCGCGGTGGCCTGGGCGGTCGAGGAGGCCGGGCCGCGGGGGAGGGTGACCGCGGTCCGCGCCTACGGGGTGACCGACCTCTGGTACGACCAGTACCGCGCCGTCACGCCCACGACGGCGGAGCGGGACGCCGCCGAGCTCGCAGCCCTGGAGGAGGGGTTGGCGGGCCTGTTCGAGGCCACGATCGGCGAGCACGCCGAGGTCCACCGGCTCTCCGTCGGTGGCGAGGCGGGCCCGGCGCTGGTGGAGCAGGCCGCCGGGGCCGACCTGCTGGTGGTGGCCAGCCGTGGCCGCGGGGAGTTCCGCGGCCTGGTGCTGGGGTCGGTGGCGCTGTACTGCGTGCTGCACGCGCCCTGCCCGGTGCTGGTGGTCCGGCCCACCGACCGGTCCTGGGCCCCTGGCCGCCTGCGGGCCGCTGGGGTCGCCGCGACCGCCGGGGCGTCGGTGTGA
- a CDS encoding universal stress protein has product MTPSTTPRTVVVGVDGSTGSDEAAHAAAVAASAAGAHLVVVRAFDWPTAGVTGLPVDVDGRSAAHGSSQVRLTWLVAQLAQRLPAGQIEARLVDGEPVAVLRAAAADAALLVVGAHGQAWHSGATLGSVTAALVRRSPCPVLVHRSREALSGLPTGVVAGVDGGPGSAHVLAIAAREAVLRQTSLHVLHTWPQLTEDAGTPVQWLLDARATTTTEQAVVHGLVAALRRDTPGLDVEATVVVGRAGPALVHASHTAQLLVVGRPAVPADEEVRATTRQAAHRAGCPVLVVPLPAVADVRAAAAPEPVQA; this is encoded by the coding sequence ATGACACCCAGCACCACGCCCCGCACCGTCGTCGTCGGTGTCGACGGGTCCACCGGCTCCGACGAGGCCGCGCACGCCGCCGCCGTCGCCGCGTCCGCCGCGGGCGCCCACCTGGTCGTCGTCCGGGCCTTCGACTGGCCGACCGCCGGGGTCACCGGTCTGCCCGTCGACGTCGACGGACGGTCGGCCGCCCACGGCTCGTCGCAGGTCCGGCTCACGTGGCTGGTCGCCCAGCTGGCCCAGCGGCTGCCCGCCGGGCAGATCGAGGCCCGGCTGGTCGACGGCGAACCGGTGGCGGTGCTGCGGGCTGCGGCCGCCGACGCCGCACTGCTGGTGGTCGGGGCCCACGGTCAGGCCTGGCACAGCGGCGCCACGCTGGGATCGGTGACCGCGGCCCTGGTCCGCCGCTCCCCGTGCCCCGTCCTGGTCCACCGGAGCCGGGAGGCCCTCAGCGGGCTGCCCACCGGGGTCGTCGCCGGGGTCGACGGTGGCCCCGGCAGCGCCCACGTGCTGGCCATCGCCGCCCGCGAGGCCGTCCTGCGTCAGACGTCGCTGCACGTCCTGCACACCTGGCCGCAGCTCACCGAGGACGCCGGCACCCCCGTGCAGTGGCTCCTCGACGCCCGCGCCACCACCACGACCGAGCAGGCCGTGGTCCACGGGCTCGTGGCGGCGCTGCGGCGCGACACCCCGGGCCTGGACGTCGAGGCAACCGTCGTCGTGGGCCGGGCCGGCCCCGCTCTCGTGCACGCCTCCCACACGGCCCAGCTCCTGGTCGTCGGCCGGCCGGCGGTGCCCGCGGACGAGGAGGTCCGGGCGACCACCCGTCAGGCGGCACACCGGGCCGGGTGCCCGGTCTTGGTGGTGCCGCTGCCCGCCGTGGCCGACGTGCGCGCCGCGGCCGCCCCGGAGCCGGTGCAGGCCTGA
- a CDS encoding DUF4342 domain-containing protein gives MTSTDDTGRPGAQAHETTRIRGDALAARVGALLREGNVRRIVVRDSVGHTVIEVPVTAAAALAVLAPVVTGVAAFAALAADWQVDVHRQAVPIVSPA, from the coding sequence ATGACGTCCACCGACGACACCGGACGACCGGGAGCGCAGGCCCACGAGACGACCCGGATCCGCGGCGATGCACTCGCCGCGCGGGTGGGAGCCCTCCTGCGCGAGGGCAACGTGCGGCGCATCGTGGTGAGGGACAGCGTCGGCCACACCGTCATCGAGGTCCCGGTCACGGCCGCGGCAGCGCTCGCCGTGCTGGCTCCCGTGGTGACCGGGGTCGCCGCGTTCGCCGCCCTGGCCGCGGACTGGCAAGTCGACGTCCACCGGCAGGCCGTGCCGATCGTGAGCCCGGCGTGA
- a CDS encoding response regulator transcription factor, giving the protein MSTVEDGAPATVRVFLLDDHEVVRRGIAAVLGTDPAIEVVGEGSTAHEAMVRIPALRPDVAVLDVRLPDGDGVTVCRDLMSRMPDLRVLMLTSFSDDEALFSAILAGASGYLLKQILGQDLVAAVRTVAAGGSLLDPAATAAVLERMRRSELPAGPVSRLSEQERTVLELIGEGLTNRQIGARMFLAEKTVKNYVSHLLAKLGMERRTQVAILATELRADSPQR; this is encoded by the coding sequence GTGAGCACCGTCGAGGACGGTGCCCCGGCCACCGTCCGGGTCTTCCTGCTCGACGACCACGAGGTGGTGCGGCGCGGCATCGCCGCCGTGCTGGGCACCGACCCGGCGATCGAGGTGGTCGGGGAGGGCAGCACCGCGCACGAGGCGATGGTCCGCATCCCGGCACTGCGACCGGACGTGGCGGTCCTCGACGTCCGGCTGCCCGACGGGGACGGCGTCACCGTCTGCCGCGACCTGATGTCGAGGATGCCGGACCTGCGGGTGCTGATGCTGACCAGCTTCAGCGACGACGAGGCGCTCTTCAGCGCGATCCTGGCCGGGGCCTCGGGCTACCTGCTCAAGCAGATCCTCGGCCAGGACCTGGTCGCCGCGGTGCGCACGGTGGCCGCCGGGGGCTCCCTGCTGGACCCCGCGGCGACGGCGGCGGTGCTGGAGCGGATGCGCCGCAGCGAGCTGCCCGCAGGACCGGTGAGCCGGCTGTCCGAGCAGGAGCGCACGGTGCTCGAGCTCATCGGGGAGGGACTGACCAACCGGCAGATCGGCGCCCGGATGTTCCTGGCGGAGAAGACGGTCAAGAACTACGTCTCCCACCTCCTGGCCAAGCTCGGGATGGAACGCCGCACCCAGGTGGCCATCCTGGCGACCGAACTGCGGGCGGACTCACCGCAGCGGTGA
- a CDS encoding SulP family inorganic anion transporter, which yields MTAPGTTARGVRAAAARLRALLPGPADLTAVRRRPRRDLVAGVTVAVVALPLALAFGVASGLGAQAGLATAVVAGIVAAVFGGSNLQVTGPTGAMTVVLVPVVAAFGPTGVLMVGAMAGVVLVLLAVARLGRVVRFLPVSLVEGFTAGIAVVIALQQVPAALGVTDATGEHVVTRAADAVVRAAADLQPAAPLTALAVAAVMLLGARWRPGLPFSLVAVVLATGLAAALPLGLVTLGTLPSGLPAPSLAFLDVSAVGVLLPSALAIAALAALESLLCATVADGMSVGERHDPDRELFGQGLANLAAPVFGGIPATGAIARTAVAVRAGAGSRLAAVTHSLVLLLVVLVAAPLVSRIPLAALAGVLFATCVRMVEVGSVRALLRSTRADAAIVLVTFGVTVAVDLVTAVGVGLAVAVLLALRSVARTAGVEQVPLEAGDHSAEEQDLRDRHVVAFRIDGPLFFAAAHQLLLELPTLAEVRVVVLRMSRVTTLDATGAHVLGDAVGRLERRSITVVLSGISATHDAVLDALGVGAHLRAAGLVFPDTPSAIARARELALPPSAP from the coding sequence CTGACCGCTCCGGGCACGACCGCGCGGGGTGTGCGGGCGGCGGCGGCCCGGCTCCGAGCGCTCCTCCCGGGCCCGGCCGACCTGACGGCCGTGCGCCGTCGGCCGCGGCGGGACCTAGTGGCCGGGGTGACCGTCGCCGTGGTGGCCCTGCCCCTGGCGCTGGCCTTCGGGGTCGCGTCGGGCCTGGGCGCACAGGCCGGCCTGGCCACCGCCGTGGTGGCCGGCATCGTCGCCGCCGTGTTCGGCGGGTCGAACCTGCAGGTCACCGGGCCGACCGGGGCGATGACCGTCGTCCTGGTGCCGGTGGTGGCCGCGTTCGGGCCGACCGGGGTGCTCATGGTGGGCGCGATGGCCGGGGTCGTCCTGGTGCTGCTCGCGGTCGCCCGGCTCGGTCGGGTGGTCCGGTTCCTGCCGGTGTCGCTCGTCGAGGGGTTCACCGCCGGGATAGCCGTGGTGATCGCGCTCCAACAGGTGCCGGCCGCGCTCGGGGTCACCGACGCCACCGGTGAGCACGTGGTCACCCGCGCCGCCGACGCCGTCGTCCGGGCGGCCGCCGACCTCCAGCCGGCCGCCCCGCTGACCGCCCTGGCCGTGGCGGCGGTGATGCTGCTGGGCGCGCGGTGGCGCCCGGGCCTGCCCTTCTCGCTGGTCGCCGTGGTGCTGGCGACCGGGCTGGCCGCGGCCCTCCCCCTGGGCCTGGTCACCCTCGGCACGCTGCCCTCCGGGCTGCCCGCGCCGTCGCTGGCGTTCCTGGACGTCTCCGCGGTGGGGGTGCTGCTGCCCTCCGCGCTGGCCATCGCCGCGCTGGCCGCCCTGGAGAGCCTGCTCTGCGCCACCGTGGCCGACGGGATGAGCGTCGGCGAACGGCACGACCCGGACCGGGAGCTCTTCGGTCAGGGGCTGGCGAACCTGGCCGCTCCGGTGTTCGGCGGCATCCCGGCCACCGGGGCCATCGCCCGCACCGCCGTCGCCGTCCGGGCCGGTGCCGGGTCGCGGCTGGCCGCCGTCACGCACTCGCTCGTGCTGCTGCTGGTCGTGCTCGTCGCCGCACCCCTGGTGTCCCGCATCCCGCTGGCCGCACTGGCCGGCGTGCTGTTCGCGACCTGCGTGCGGATGGTGGAGGTGGGCTCGGTGCGGGCGCTGCTGCGCTCCACCCGGGCCGACGCAGCCATCGTGCTGGTCACCTTCGGGGTGACGGTGGCCGTGGACCTGGTGACCGCGGTGGGGGTCGGCCTGGCCGTCGCGGTCCTGCTGGCGCTGAGGTCGGTGGCCCGCACCGCCGGGGTCGAGCAGGTGCCGCTGGAGGCCGGGGACCACAGCGCCGAGGAGCAGGACCTGCGGGACCGGCACGTGGTGGCCTTCCGGATCGACGGACCGCTCTTCTTCGCCGCCGCCCACCAGCTGCTCCTCGAGCTGCCGACCCTGGCCGAGGTGCGGGTGGTCGTGCTGCGGATGAGCCGGGTGACCACGCTGGACGCCACCGGGGCGCACGTCCTGGGCGACGCCGTCGGGCGGTTGGAGCGGCGCAGCATCACGGTGGTGCTCTCGGGCATCTCCGCCACCCACGACGCGGTGCTCGACGCCCTGGGTGTGGGCGCCCATCTCCGGGCGGCCGGCCTCGTGTTCCCCGACACCCCCTCGGCCATCGCCCGCGCCCGCGAGCTGGCCCTGCCGCCCAGCGCTCCGTGA
- a CDS encoding flavodoxin, with protein sequence MTAAPRVLVAYSSRHEATAEIARCLADAVRSGSGDTAVVDVRDVVDVPDVAGWDAVVLGSAVYAGRWTREARDAVERCAVELGRRPVWLFSSGPVGDPPRPDADLVDVDEELALTKAREHRVFTGLLDRDRLSAVERLVTRLFRAGTGDGRDWPAIRAWGTAIGVELTAGATTR encoded by the coding sequence GTGACCGCAGCGCCCCGGGTGCTCGTCGCGTACTCCAGCCGGCACGAGGCCACCGCCGAGATCGCCCGCTGCCTCGCTGACGCCGTCCGGTCCGGGTCGGGGGACACCGCGGTGGTCGACGTCCGGGACGTCGTCGACGTGCCCGACGTGGCCGGCTGGGACGCGGTCGTCCTGGGCAGCGCCGTCTACGCCGGCCGGTGGACCCGGGAGGCCCGGGACGCCGTCGAACGCTGCGCGGTCGAACTGGGGCGACGCCCGGTCTGGCTGTTCTCCAGCGGCCCGGTCGGCGACCCGCCGCGCCCGGACGCCGACCTGGTCGACGTCGACGAGGAGCTCGCCCTCACCAAGGCCCGGGAGCACCGGGTGTTCACCGGTCTGCTGGACCGCGACCGGCTGAGCGCGGTCGAACGACTGGTCACCCGGCTGTTCCGGGCCGGCACCGGCGACGGCCGGGACTGGCCGGCGATCCGCGCCTGGGGGACGGCGATCGGGGTCGAGCTGACGGCCGGGGCCACGACCCGGTGA
- a CDS encoding HAD-IC family P-type ATPase, with protein MDPGGPGRRRTLRGRTGATPGLAVLQRPGRRPAAPGRRPGRRRRGARPHQGPGAPGVHRSAGPRPAERGRTTGHPAVPGRHRRRPGLAGDPRLGDGDRGRADGRGHDPVTVVTDSGLRAWERPGADVVHDLGSDPGHGLTATEAARRLARDGPNEVPVHPAPPLWRSVLGQLTDVLVLVLLGAAVLTAVTGDLVDTAAILLVVTVNTVLGVVQERRALREVRALDDLVAPRARVVRDGADHWVPTRELVTGDLLGLAAGDVVGADARLLTAVQLQVDEALLTGESQPSDRDADALAAADAPAADRAGMVHAGATVLRGSARAVVVAVGAGTAIGQVAALVAGHRSPQTPLQRRLAALGRQISLAVAVACLLFVASGLLRGQPWETTVVAAVALAVAAVPESLPAVVTLALSAGAGRMGRRGAVVRSLPAVETLGSVTLLATDKTGTLTRGAMVVDRVWTADDGDVALPADNPAVRALLAAAALCNDADPTGAGPGGARGTADTETALVRAARDAGWDVGALRAAHPRESEVPFDAVVRRMTTVHREPDGTRRTLVKGAPDVLLPAGAAGRDVADSWADDGARVLAVTEDGVLLGLVSMADPVRPEATDAVTALHRAGIDVVLVTGDHAGTAAAVARRVGVLRAGEGPAERVHARVEPAGKLELVTGWQAAGHVVAMTGDGVNDAPALRAADIGVSMGQRGTEVAKEAADLVLVDDSLATVTAAVAEGRRVFDNVRRFVGYGLAGGLAEVLVMLAGPAIGLALPLVPAQVLWINLLTHGPVGVAMGGEPAAPDVLDRAPRDPAVGVLDRSLVTQLVANGLAVTLVCLAVAGLSRAADGPWQTQLFVTLAVAQLALALALRPAGAWARPDGGIPWLPVAVGVNLLLLVAAVLLPGLSDLLGTEPLAPVETLAAVGASLVPAALVVLARRLR; from the coding sequence GTGGACCCGGGAGGCCCGGGACGCCGTCGAACGCTGCGCGGTCGAACTGGGGCGACGCCCGGTCTGGCTGTTCTCCAGCGGCCCGGTCGGCGACCCGCCGCGCCCGGACGCCGACCTGGTCGACGTCGACGAGGAGCTCGCCCTCACCAAGGCCCGGGAGCACCGGGTGTTCACCGGTCTGCTGGACCGCGACCGGCTGAGCGCGGTCGAACGACTGGTCACCCGGCTGTTCCGGGCCGGCACCGGCGACGGCCGGGACTGGCCGGCGATCCGCGCCTGGGGGACGGCGATCGGGGTCGAGCTGACGGCCGGGGCCACGACCCGGTGACCGTCGTGACCGACAGCGGGCTCCGGGCCTGGGAGCGGCCCGGAGCCGACGTCGTCCACGACCTGGGGTCGGACCCCGGGCACGGGCTGACCGCCACCGAGGCGGCCCGCCGACTCGCCCGGGACGGGCCCAACGAGGTGCCGGTGCACCCGGCGCCCCCGCTGTGGCGGTCGGTGCTGGGCCAGCTCACCGACGTGCTGGTGCTCGTGCTGCTCGGTGCGGCGGTGCTCACCGCGGTCACCGGCGACCTCGTCGACACGGCGGCGATCCTGCTGGTGGTCACGGTGAACACGGTGCTGGGTGTGGTGCAGGAGCGGCGCGCGCTGCGCGAGGTGCGTGCCCTGGACGACCTGGTCGCCCCCCGTGCCCGGGTGGTCCGGGACGGCGCCGACCACTGGGTGCCGACCCGCGAGCTGGTCACCGGGGACCTGCTCGGTCTCGCGGCCGGGGACGTGGTGGGCGCGGACGCCCGCCTGCTCACCGCTGTCCAGCTGCAGGTGGACGAGGCGCTGCTGACCGGGGAGTCCCAGCCCAGCGACCGCGATGCCGACGCACTCGCCGCGGCCGACGCCCCGGCCGCCGACCGGGCCGGGATGGTGCACGCCGGTGCCACCGTGCTGCGCGGCTCAGCCCGGGCGGTGGTCGTGGCGGTCGGTGCCGGCACCGCGATCGGCCAGGTCGCCGCGCTGGTGGCCGGCCACCGCTCCCCGCAGACACCGCTGCAGCGCCGGCTCGCCGCGCTGGGCCGCCAGATCTCGCTCGCCGTGGCGGTCGCCTGCCTGCTCTTCGTCGCCTCCGGGCTGCTGCGCGGCCAGCCCTGGGAGACCACCGTCGTCGCCGCGGTGGCCCTGGCGGTCGCCGCCGTCCCCGAGTCGCTGCCCGCCGTGGTGACCCTGGCGCTGTCGGCCGGGGCGGGCCGGATGGGCCGCCGCGGCGCCGTCGTCCGGTCGCTGCCCGCGGTGGAGACCCTGGGCTCGGTGACCCTCCTGGCCACCGACAAGACCGGCACCCTCACCCGCGGCGCGATGGTCGTCGACCGGGTCTGGACGGCCGACGACGGCGACGTCGCGCTGCCGGCCGACAACCCGGCCGTGCGCGCCCTGCTGGCCGCGGCCGCGCTGTGCAACGACGCCGACCCGACCGGGGCCGGACCCGGCGGGGCCCGGGGCACCGCGGACACCGAGACCGCGCTGGTGCGTGCGGCCAGGGACGCCGGCTGGGACGTCGGTGCGCTGCGGGCTGCCCACCCGCGGGAGTCCGAGGTGCCCTTCGACGCGGTGGTGCGCCGGATGACCACGGTGCACCGGGAGCCCGACGGCACCCGGCGCACCCTGGTGAAGGGCGCACCCGACGTGCTCCTGCCCGCAGGCGCCGCCGGCCGGGACGTCGCCGACTCCTGGGCCGACGACGGTGCCCGGGTGCTCGCCGTCACCGAGGACGGCGTCCTCCTCGGACTGGTCTCGATGGCCGACCCGGTGCGCCCGGAGGCCACCGACGCGGTCACGGCCCTGCACCGCGCCGGCATCGACGTCGTCCTGGTCACCGGTGACCACGCCGGCACCGCCGCCGCCGTCGCCCGCCGGGTCGGGGTGCTCCGGGCGGGGGAGGGGCCCGCGGAGCGGGTGCACGCCCGGGTCGAACCGGCCGGAAAGCTGGAGCTGGTCACCGGCTGGCAGGCCGCCGGGCACGTCGTGGCGATGACCGGGGACGGGGTGAACGACGCCCCGGCGCTGCGCGCGGCCGACATCGGGGTGTCGATGGGTCAGCGGGGCACCGAGGTGGCCAAGGAGGCCGCGGACCTGGTGCTGGTCGACGACAGCCTGGCCACGGTGACCGCCGCGGTGGCCGAGGGCCGGCGGGTGTTCGACAACGTGCGCCGCTTCGTCGGCTACGGCCTGGCCGGCGGGCTCGCCGAGGTGCTGGTCATGCTCGCCGGCCCGGCGATCGGCCTGGCCCTGCCGCTGGTGCCGGCCCAGGTGCTCTGGATCAACCTGCTCACCCACGGCCCGGTCGGGGTCGCGATGGGCGGGGAGCCGGCCGCCCCCGACGTCCTGGACCGGGCGCCCCGGGACCCCGCGGTCGGGGTGCTGGACCGGTCGCTGGTCACCCAGCTGGTGGCCAACGGGCTGGCCGTGACCCTGGTGTGCCTGGCCGTGGCCGGGCTCTCCCGGGCCGCGGACGGACCGTGGCAGACCCAGCTGTTCGTCACCCTCGCCGTCGCCCAGCTGGCCCTGGCCCTCGCACTGCGCCCGGCCGGGGCCTGGGCCCGGCCGGACGGCGGGATCCCGTGGCTCCCCGTCGCGGTCGGGGTCAACCTGCTGCTGCTCGTGGCCGCGGTCCTGCTCCCGGGGCTGTCGGACCTGCTGGGCACCGAGCCGCTGGCGCCGGTGGAGACCCTCGCCGCGGTCGGTGCGTCGCTGGTGCCCGCGGCCCTGGTGGTGCTGGCCCGCAGGCTGCGCTGA